In Endozoicomonas sp. GU-1, one DNA window encodes the following:
- a CDS encoding DNA cytosine methyltransferase: MLNQVLTAEIGDESHRSATEPDYSAISKKPASADFFAGSGLATEGLKDFFDSVWANDICAKKQAVFAANHSPEIFTLDSIENIKGDKLPRHSLSWASFPCQDLSLAGNMGGITSSRSGMVWQWLRILDEMREAPAVLVAENVRGLVSGKNGENYLALHNALLERQYNVGAVLIDAVHWVPQSRPRIFVIAVRKSTDISGFITDSPTWAHPKAIQAIASKATDWTWWNIPAPSTPMHPLEKIIELDAPFDSEETVNHHLSLIPKSHFDKLEAAVKKGQKVFPGYKRIRNGQQVLEVRTDGLAGCLRTPTGGSSRQQLVIYRNGKFGTRLLTVKEAAQLMGAHKYQIPGTYNQGYKAMGDAVVVPVVRHLAEHLLYPLIKK; encoded by the coding sequence ATGCTGAACCAGGTCCTTACAGCAGAAATTGGAGATGAATCCCACCGGTCAGCCACTGAGCCGGATTACTCTGCTATATCCAAAAAACCAGCCAGTGCTGATTTTTTTGCTGGAAGTGGACTTGCCACTGAAGGACTAAAAGATTTCTTTGACTCTGTATGGGCCAACGATATTTGCGCCAAAAAGCAGGCTGTTTTTGCCGCAAACCACTCGCCTGAAATCTTTACTCTTGACTCAATCGAAAACATCAAGGGTGACAAGCTTCCCCGACACTCCTTGTCTTGGGCAAGCTTCCCTTGCCAAGACCTTTCCCTTGCTGGAAATATGGGTGGAATAACCAGTTCTCGCAGCGGAATGGTTTGGCAGTGGCTACGCATTCTCGATGAGATGAGAGAAGCTCCAGCCGTATTGGTTGCTGAGAATGTCAGAGGCCTGGTATCCGGTAAGAATGGTGAAAACTACCTCGCTCTTCATAATGCTTTACTTGAAAGGCAGTACAATGTTGGAGCTGTCCTGATAGATGCTGTACATTGGGTACCTCAGTCTCGCCCGCGGATATTTGTCATTGCCGTGAGAAAGAGTACTGATATATCCGGTTTTATTACTGATTCACCAACATGGGCTCACCCCAAAGCTATTCAGGCCATTGCTTCCAAAGCAACTGATTGGACATGGTGGAACATTCCCGCTCCATCTACACCAATGCACCCACTGGAGAAAATCATTGAGCTGGATGCGCCCTTCGACTCTGAGGAAACCGTCAATCACCACCTCAGCCTTATTCCCAAAAGCCATTTTGATAAGCTTGAAGCCGCTGTAAAAAAAGGTCAGAAAGTCTTCCCGGGATATAAGCGAATCAGGAATGGTCAACAAGTGTTAGAGGTCAGAACGGACGGCCTTGCAGGTTGCCTGCGAACCCCAACTGGTGGTAGCAGCAGGCAGCAACTCGTTATATATCGTAATGGTAAGTTTGGAACTCGCCTTCTGACTGTGAAAGAAGCTGCTCAACTAATGGGTGCCCACAAATACCAGATACCAGGTACTTATAATCAAGGATATAAGGCCATGGGTGATGCCGTTGTGGTTCCTGTTGTACGACATCTTGCAGAGCATTTGCTCTACCCCCTTATAAAAAAATAG
- a CDS encoding serpin family protein, which translates to MNNLPSSDYPRVPSNTIWDNSDLPLPQSSTHSADSPDSGTSVTNNVQPYLKGLADDVQEFVRELTLLERSINIVTSPALVTTSEAIATNLRNMADSIGDTGEPYQAGDIGELHQARPLIKSTEEGIHVFSKRPKIDGILRQSQIPHTTSEAFFHKGPEQATAELNEQITKDTQGLITDFLQAKDLDNPDLAFQLVTWLLQQVSWQSPFRVMNEKESSEITWENAAHSEIQWMKSGSIQPIKHIKNKDYDFVAVPVEESGMKAVFVLPPEGETNPGSEDLNQILSSGLTTILGKSGREHAVLTLPKFKFNYQFTKICEEAEAMGKHIAALDVDENGATVAAASSIFSYDLHIPPEKLLRFKFDHPFYLAIINHKNSNDPRVIGMAQINHPGKS; encoded by the coding sequence ATGAATAATTTACCCTCTAGTGACTACCCCAGAGTTCCATCCAATACAATCTGGGACAACAGTGATTTACCCCTCCCGCAATCCTCAACACACTCGGCTGATTCCCCAGATTCTGGCACATCAGTAACAAACAATGTCCAACCCTATTTGAAGGGGCTTGCCGATGACGTACAGGAATTTGTTAGAGAATTAACATTACTCGAACGATCAATTAACATTGTCACCTCACCTGCTCTGGTCACAACATCAGAGGCAATCGCTACCAATTTAAGAAATATGGCGGACTCTATAGGGGATACTGGTGAGCCTTATCAAGCAGGGGATATTGGTGAGCTTCATCAAGCTCGACCATTGATCAAAAGCACCGAAGAAGGCATACATGTCTTTTCAAAAAGACCTAAGATTGATGGAATTCTGAGACAATCCCAGATTCCTCATACAACCAGTGAAGCTTTTTTTCACAAGGGACCTGAACAGGCCACGGCAGAGCTCAATGAGCAAATAACAAAAGACACCCAGGGCCTGATTACTGATTTTCTGCAAGCAAAAGACCTGGATAATCCAGACTTGGCGTTTCAACTGGTCACCTGGTTATTGCAACAGGTTTCATGGCAGTCTCCTTTTAGAGTGATGAATGAAAAAGAGAGTTCAGAAATCACATGGGAAAATGCAGCCCACTCAGAAATACAGTGGATGAAAAGTGGAAGTATACAACCCATTAAGCACATTAAAAATAAAGACTATGACTTTGTCGCTGTTCCTGTTGAGGAATCGGGCATGAAAGCGGTGTTTGTTTTACCGCCAGAAGGGGAAACGAATCCCGGTAGTGAAGATCTCAACCAAATTTTGTCAAGTGGACTCACCACTATCCTGGGCAAATCAGGAAGAGAACACGCGGTGCTCACGCTGCCCAAGTTCAAGTTCAATTATCAATTTACAAAAATATGTGAAGAGGCTGAAGCCATGGGTAAACACATAGCAGCATTGGACGTTGATGAAAATGGCGCGACGGTAGCTGCTGCGTCATCTATATTCTCATACGATTTACATATACCTCCTGAAAAACTTCTTCGCTTTAAATTTGACCATCCATTCTACCTGGCAATAATTAACCATAAAAATTCCAACGACCCAAGGGTTATTGGCATGGCTCAGATTAATCATCCCGGAAAGAGCTGA
- a CDS encoding EutP/PduV family microcompartment system protein has translation MMKKMMLVGSTTAGKTTLTQALYGQELKYKKTQAMEYSDYILDTPGEFIENRRFYAALMSSSVDYQVIAVVHDCSRKLNQIPPGFASMFNREVIGIITKIDSEKADPEFSRKVLKAAGIKTIFEISAYSGSGLESLKTWLEH, from the coding sequence ATGATGAAAAAGATGATGTTGGTGGGCTCAACCACCGCAGGCAAAACCACGTTAACTCAGGCTCTCTATGGGCAGGAGCTGAAATACAAAAAAACCCAGGCCATGGAGTACAGTGATTACATACTCGATACGCCGGGTGAGTTTATCGAAAACCGCCGTTTTTATGCCGCACTGATGTCATCTTCTGTGGATTATCAGGTCATCGCCGTAGTGCACGATTGTTCAAGAAAACTGAATCAGATCCCTCCGGGCTTTGCCAGTATGTTCAATCGGGAAGTGATTGGTATCATCACCAAGATCGACAGCGAAAAAGCCGATCCTGAGTTTTCACGAAAAGTACTTAAGGCGGCTGGCATCAAAACGATATTCGAAATCAGCGCTTACTCAGGCAGCGGCCTGGAGTCACTGAAAACCTGGCTTGAGCATTGA
- a CDS encoding GIY-YIG nuclease family protein has translation MIDYGITACAFETEELRRQLSAFFDSSFLGQKVGNYKFGVYAFYDYEREPIYIGQTKESLRTRIRRHLTNRRTDAVAMSVLDPMEVYEIEVWPLPQYTTLSKDERKTASLHLDAL, from the coding sequence ATGATTGACTACGGTATAACCGCTTGTGCATTTGAAACAGAAGAGCTGAGAAGACAGTTGTCTGCTTTTTTCGACTCCTCATTTTTAGGGCAAAAGGTTGGTAACTACAAGTTCGGTGTATATGCATTCTACGACTATGAGCGGGAACCCATTTATATTGGGCAGACCAAAGAAAGTCTGCGCACTCGAATCCGCAGACATCTGACAAACAGGCGGACTGATGCAGTTGCCATGTCAGTTCTTGATCCAATGGAAGTCTACGAAATAGAAGTGTGGCCCCTTCCTCAATACACGACTCTATCCAAGGATGAACGCAAAACAGCGAGCTTGCACTTAGATGCGCTTTAA
- a CDS encoding protein adenylyltransferase SelO has translation MNNLDGGHFNNTYSGLPEYFYTRLDPTPLENPRLVAYSPSAGQQLNLEDTRETREKLTLIGSGNRAWPGSEPLAMVYSGHQFGAYNPQLGDGRGLLLGELVNTRGEKWDLHLKGAGPTPYSRFGDGRAVLRSCIREYLASEALHHLDIPTTRALCVVTSDTPVYRETREAGSTLLRLARSHIRFGHFEYFFFNKRYEALKELADYTIEHHFHDLEGMKAVAGSDRGYQLFYAEVIHRTATLIARWQAAGFAHGVMNTDNMSIIGDTFDYGPYGFMDDFNWHYICNHSDHSGRYAFSQQPDIGYWNCGRLGQALVPLFDDVELIQKALDQYPQIYTQTYTRLMLDKLGLLAEEEEDAELVRDLLQLLHDSHCDYTLFFRTLSSFPSEQAVNQLEPLVNHPSLAPWLDSYKKRLKRNPLDDHNRQKRMKQVNPKYILRNYLAQQAIEKAEKGDYREIENLMHVLVSPYDEHPDFEHYAGQPPEWGKKLEVSCSS, from the coding sequence ATGAATAACCTTGATGGCGGACACTTCAACAACACCTACTCAGGCTTGCCTGAATACTTTTATACAAGGCTGGACCCAACTCCCCTGGAGAACCCGAGACTCGTGGCCTACAGCCCATCAGCCGGCCAGCAGCTAAACCTTGAAGACACCCGGGAAACCCGGGAAAAGCTGACATTGATCGGTTCCGGAAACCGTGCATGGCCCGGTTCAGAACCACTGGCCATGGTGTATTCCGGCCATCAGTTTGGTGCCTATAATCCCCAGCTGGGTGATGGCAGAGGGTTGTTATTGGGAGAACTGGTCAATACCCGTGGAGAAAAGTGGGACTTGCATCTGAAAGGGGCCGGGCCAACCCCTTACTCCCGATTTGGTGATGGCAGAGCCGTTCTGCGCTCCTGCATCCGGGAATATCTCGCCTCCGAAGCGCTCCACCACCTGGACATTCCGACGACCCGCGCTTTGTGCGTGGTGACCAGTGATACGCCGGTTTACCGGGAAACCAGGGAAGCGGGTTCAACATTACTCAGACTGGCCAGAAGCCATATCCGCTTTGGCCACTTTGAATATTTTTTTTTCAACAAACGGTATGAAGCCTTAAAAGAGCTGGCTGATTACACCATTGAACACCACTTTCATGATCTTGAAGGAATGAAAGCAGTGGCGGGCAGTGACAGAGGCTATCAGCTGTTTTATGCAGAAGTCATTCATCGTACCGCAACCTTAATTGCCCGGTGGCAGGCCGCAGGTTTTGCCCACGGCGTTATGAATACCGACAATATGAGCATTATCGGGGATACATTTGATTATGGCCCCTATGGTTTTATGGACGATTTTAACTGGCACTACATCTGCAACCACTCTGACCACTCCGGTCGCTATGCCTTCAGCCAACAACCCGACATTGGCTACTGGAACTGCGGCAGGCTGGGCCAGGCACTGGTTCCCCTGTTTGATGATGTTGAGTTAATCCAGAAAGCTCTGGATCAATACCCACAAATCTACACCCAAACCTATACCCGCCTGATGCTCGATAAGCTGGGGCTGTTGGCAGAAGAGGAGGAAGACGCAGAACTGGTTCGCGATCTCCTTCAGCTATTGCATGACAGTCACTGTGATTACACATTATTCTTCCGAACCCTCAGCAGCTTTCCTTCAGAACAGGCCGTTAACCAGCTGGAGCCGTTAGTTAACCACCCATCACTTGCCCCCTGGCTGGATAGCTATAAGAAAAGGCTCAAGAGAAACCCTCTGGATGACCATAACCGCCAGAAACGAATGAAACAGGTGAACCCGAAATACATTCTCAGAAACTATCTGGCACAACAGGCAATCGAAAAGGCAGAGAAAGGGGACTACCGGGAAATTGAAAACCTGATGCACGTGCTGGTTTCGCCCTACGATGAGCACCCTGATTTTGAGCACTATGCAGGTCAACCGCCTGAATGGGGCAAAAAACTGGAAGTCAGCTGCTCTTCCTGA
- a CDS encoding BMC domain-containing protein — MTLAHLIAHPQEDLVIKLGLDAETISAIGIMTITPSEASMIAADVATKAAGVEIGFLDRFSGCLVITGDVGSVEAGLNAAMDMLRDNLKFSPARVTRS, encoded by the coding sequence GTGACACTGGCGCACCTGATTGCCCATCCACAGGAAGACCTGGTGATCAAGCTGGGCCTTGATGCGGAAACCATCAGTGCCATCGGCATTATGACCATCACTCCCAGCGAAGCCTCCATGATTGCCGCCGACGTGGCAACCAAAGCGGCCGGTGTGGAAATCGGTTTTCTGGATCGTTTCTCCGGCTGCCTGGTAATTACCGGCGATGTAGGCAGTGTTGAAGCCGGCCTGAATGCCGCCATGGATATGCTCAGGGATAACCTGAAGTTCTCCCCTGCCCGGGTGACCAGATCTTGA
- a CDS encoding oxidative damage protection protein, giving the protein MARMIQCVKLKKEAEGLMVPPLPGPKGQWIFEHVSQEAWTEWQAHQTRLINEKHLNLLAPEARQYLMEQMDKYFSGEDIDAAEGYVPEDN; this is encoded by the coding sequence ATGGCCAGAATGATTCAATGCGTCAAACTGAAAAAAGAAGCGGAAGGCCTCATGGTTCCGCCATTACCCGGTCCAAAGGGTCAGTGGATCTTCGAGCATGTTTCCCAGGAAGCCTGGACTGAATGGCAGGCCCACCAGACCCGCCTGATCAATGAAAAGCATCTTAACCTGTTGGCACCTGAAGCCCGGCAGTACCTTATGGAACAAATGGATAAATATTTCTCTGGCGAAGATATTGATGCCGCTGAAGGCTATGTGCCGGAAGATAACTAA
- a CDS encoding MBL fold metallo-hydrolase, with translation MAKKVFASSRDLDPKKETLEVLAEGVYAFTAEGDPNVGAIEAEDFLIAFEARATPRAASDWLRELRRHTTKPVKYLVLSHYHAVRVLGAAAFSAESIIAHENTRFLIEERGMEDWDSEFRRMPRLFREPEGIRGLTHPDIVFNDRLEIPLGGLRGSLVLEYCGRGHTAGDICAWLPQHNILFAGDLVEAQAALYTGDAFHFDWSTTTLDKIKAYGAETLVGGRGAVVHGRDHVDAAIEQSRTFLKTLIDQVGTVYKNGGTLTEAFAASHKSLAPRYGSWPIFEHCLPFDVQRLWDEFAGIDWPRIWTAERDQEVWDQLHGV, from the coding sequence ATGGCTAAGAAAGTGTTTGCCTCATCAAGAGATCTGGATCCCAAAAAAGAGACGCTTGAAGTGTTGGCAGAGGGTGTTTACGCCTTTACCGCTGAGGGGGATCCTAATGTCGGGGCCATTGAGGCAGAAGACTTCCTTATTGCTTTTGAGGCTCGGGCAACACCAAGGGCGGCGTCCGACTGGTTACGGGAACTCAGAAGGCATACAACAAAGCCTGTTAAGTATCTGGTTTTGTCCCACTACCATGCAGTGCGCGTACTCGGTGCCGCCGCCTTCTCAGCCGAATCGATTATTGCCCATGAGAACACCCGGTTCCTGATTGAAGAGCGTGGTATGGAGGACTGGGACAGTGAGTTTCGTCGAATGCCCAGGTTGTTCCGGGAACCCGAAGGAATCCGGGGGCTGACCCATCCTGATATTGTGTTTAATGATCGATTGGAAATCCCGCTGGGTGGGCTTCGGGGAAGCCTGGTGCTGGAATACTGTGGACGGGGTCATACCGCCGGGGATATCTGTGCCTGGCTGCCCCAACACAATATTCTGTTTGCCGGAGATCTTGTTGAGGCCCAGGCTGCACTTTATACCGGTGATGCTTTCCATTTTGACTGGTCCACCACCACGTTGGACAAGATAAAGGCTTACGGTGCTGAGACGTTGGTTGGTGGCCGGGGTGCAGTTGTCCACGGTCGGGATCATGTAGATGCAGCTATCGAGCAAAGTCGCACTTTCCTCAAGACCCTGATTGATCAGGTAGGGACCGTTTATAAAAACGGGGGAACGTTAACCGAAGCCTTTGCCGCATCCCATAAAAGCCTGGCCCCCCGGTATGGTAGCTGGCCCATTTTTGAGCACTGTTTGCCATTTGATGTTCAGCGCCTCTGGGATGAGTTTGCTGGTATCGACTGGCCGAGAATCTGGACTGCCGAGCGAGACCAGGAAGTTTGGGATCAACTGCATGGCGTATAG
- a CDS encoding EutN/CcmL family microcompartment protein — protein sequence MLIGKVTGNIWATRKQDGLSGFKLMIVELINPCEQEIGQSLVAVDTVGAGIGDLVLVARGGAARKAIHPCEGPVDAAIVGIVDNMEVSR from the coding sequence GTGCTGATTGGCAAGGTAACTGGCAACATCTGGGCCACCCGCAAGCAGGATGGTCTCAGTGGCTTCAAATTAATGATCGTTGAGCTGATCAATCCCTGTGAGCAGGAAATCGGCCAGTCACTGGTGGCCGTAGATACCGTTGGTGCCGGCATAGGTGACCTCGTCCTGGTCGCCAGAGGTGGTGCTGCCCGAAAAGCCATACACCCTTGCGAAGGCCCGGTTGACGCAGCGATTGTTGGCATTGTCGACAATATGGAGGTGAGCCGGTGA
- a CDS encoding high-potential iron-sulfur protein — MSEKPFDSEKRGPTRRRFLQLAAASALIPLLNIPSRQARAAALPALDESNPTAIGLSYKKTQADAKSIDGYQEGRKCENCALYTPDNQGCRLFPANSVEPEGWCKAWVPKPA, encoded by the coding sequence ATGTCTGAAAAACCATTCGATTCTGAAAAGCGTGGCCCCACCCGGCGTCGGTTTCTACAACTGGCCGCAGCTTCCGCGCTTATTCCCCTTCTTAATATTCCCAGCCGCCAGGCCCGGGCTGCTGCGCTCCCCGCACTTGATGAGTCCAACCCTACCGCAATAGGGCTTTCCTATAAGAAGACACAGGCAGACGCTAAATCCATAGATGGCTACCAGGAAGGACGAAAATGTGAGAATTGCGCGCTCTATACCCCGGATAACCAGGGTTGCAGGCTTTTTCCAGCAAACTCCGTAGAACCGGAAGGATGGTGTAAAGCCTGGGTGCCAAAACCTGCCTGA
- a CDS encoding cupin domain-containing protein yields MNQITPEALEQIIRKVVAEQLTKQATAAEFDKHSDPSGVAVIKAPTVKCKPFDTGNPGDKVFITDILDLDESPRLGCGMMEIHQTTFDWTLEYDEVDYIVEGTLKIIIDGREVVGHAGDVMFIPKGTTIQFSAPDFARFMFVAYPANWEEIARQKQQ; encoded by the coding sequence ATGAATCAGATTACCCCGGAAGCACTGGAACAGATCATCCGTAAAGTGGTGGCTGAGCAGCTGACCAAACAGGCCACCGCCGCTGAATTTGACAAACACAGCGACCCTTCCGGTGTTGCCGTGATCAAGGCACCCACCGTCAAGTGCAAACCCTTTGATACCGGCAACCCCGGTGACAAGGTGTTTATCACCGACATCCTTGATCTGGATGAAAGCCCCCGCCTGGGCTGCGGCATGATGGAAATCCACCAGACCACATTTGACTGGACGCTGGAATACGACGAAGTGGATTACATCGTAGAAGGCACGTTGAAAATCATTATCGATGGCCGTGAGGTGGTTGGCCATGCCGGTGATGTGATGTTTATTCCCAAGGGCACAACGATTCAGTTCAGCGCCCCGGACTTCGCCCGCTTCATGTTTGTCGCTTACCCGGCCAACTGGGAAGAGATTGCACGTCAAAAGCAGCAGTAA